Proteins encoded within one genomic window of Xylophilus sp. GOD-11R:
- a CDS encoding RnfH family protein: MAGEPGASLAITLAIDRGARVVEEHMLALPIGARLVDALAAAGYGDETDAGIWGKQRSPDTVLKSGDRVEIYRPLRVDPKVARRERFRKQGTRATGLFARKD; the protein is encoded by the coding sequence ATGGCGGGTGAGCCCGGTGCGTCGCTGGCGATCACGCTGGCGATCGACCGTGGTGCCCGAGTCGTCGAAGAACACATGCTCGCGCTTCCGATCGGTGCGCGGCTGGTCGACGCGTTGGCTGCGGCCGGATACGGAGACGAGACGGATGCCGGCATCTGGGGCAAGCAGCGCTCGCCGGACACCGTGCTGAAAAGCGGTGACCGCGTGGAGATCTACCGCCCGCTGCGGGTTGATCCCAAGGTGGCGCGGCGTGAGCGCTTTCGCAAGCAGGGCACGCGAGCGACCGGCCTGTTCGCCCGCAAGGATTGA
- the guaB gene encoding IMP dehydrogenase, with the protein MRLLGKALTFDDVLLVPAYSQVLPKDTSLATRFSRNITLNIPLVSAAMDTVTEARLAIAIAQEGGIGIVHKNLTAAEQAAQVAKVKRYESGVLRDPVVITPTHTVLQVKQMSDELGISGFPVIDGGKVVGIVTGRDLRFETRLDIPVRDIMTPREKLITVGEGTSAAEARALLHKHKLERLLVIDDSWQLNGLITVKDITKQNNFPNAARDPSGRLRVGAAVGVGEGTEERVEALVRAGVDAIVVDTAHGHSKGVIDRVRWVKQNYPQIDVIGGNIATGAAALALAEAGADAVKVGIGPGSICTTRIVAGVGVPQIMAVDSVATALQGTGVPLISDGGVRYSGDIAKAIAAGASTVMMGSMFAGTEEAPGEIVLYQGRSYKSYRGMGSIGAMQQGSADRYFQESTTGNPNTDKLVPEGIEGRVPYKGSIVSILFQLSGGVRASMGYCGCATIEEMAAKAEFVEITSAGIRESHVHDVQITKEAPNYRAG; encoded by the coding sequence ATGCGCCTCCTCGGCAAAGCGCTCACCTTCGACGATGTGTTGTTGGTTCCCGCGTACTCCCAGGTCCTGCCCAAGGACACCTCACTCGCCACCCGCTTCTCCCGCAACATCACGCTGAATATCCCGTTGGTGTCGGCGGCAATGGACACCGTGACCGAAGCCCGTCTGGCCATCGCCATCGCGCAGGAAGGCGGCATCGGCATCGTGCACAAGAACCTCACGGCTGCCGAGCAGGCCGCGCAGGTGGCCAAGGTCAAGCGCTACGAATCCGGCGTGCTGCGCGACCCGGTCGTCATCACGCCCACGCACACCGTGCTGCAGGTCAAGCAGATGTCCGACGAGCTCGGCATCTCCGGCTTCCCGGTGATCGACGGCGGCAAGGTCGTCGGCATCGTCACCGGCCGCGACCTGCGCTTCGAGACCCGCCTCGACATCCCGGTGCGCGACATCATGACGCCGCGCGAAAAGCTGATCACCGTCGGCGAAGGCACCTCCGCCGCCGAGGCGCGCGCCCTGCTGCACAAGCACAAGCTCGAACGCCTGCTGGTCATCGACGACAGCTGGCAGCTCAACGGCCTGATCACGGTCAAGGACATCACCAAGCAGAACAACTTTCCCAACGCCGCACGCGATCCGTCGGGCCGCCTGCGCGTGGGCGCCGCGGTGGGCGTGGGCGAGGGCACCGAGGAACGCGTCGAAGCGCTGGTCCGGGCCGGCGTCGACGCCATCGTGGTCGACACCGCGCACGGCCACAGCAAGGGCGTGATCGACCGGGTGCGCTGGGTCAAGCAGAACTATCCGCAGATCGATGTGATCGGCGGCAACATCGCCACCGGCGCTGCCGCACTGGCACTGGCCGAAGCCGGGGCCGATGCGGTCAAGGTCGGCATCGGCCCGGGCTCGATCTGCACCACCCGCATCGTGGCCGGTGTGGGCGTGCCGCAGATCATGGCGGTCGACAGTGTCGCCACCGCCCTGCAGGGCACCGGCGTGCCGCTCATCTCCGACGGCGGCGTGCGCTACTCGGGCGACATCGCAAAGGCCATCGCAGCAGGCGCCAGCACCGTGATGATGGGCAGCATGTTCGCCGGCACCGAAGAGGCGCCCGGTGAAATCGTGCTGTACCAGGGGCGCAGCTACAAGAGCTACCGCGGCATGGGTTCCATCGGCGCCATGCAGCAGGGCAGTGCCGACCGCTACTTCCAGGAATCGACCACCGGCAATCCCAACACTGACAAGCTCGTGCCAGAAGGCATCGAGGGTCGTGTGCCGTACAAGGGTTCCATCGTCTCGATCCTGTTCCAGCTGTCGGGTGGCGTGCGCGCCAGCATGGGCTACTGCGGCTGCGCCACCATCGAGGAGATGGCGGCAAAGGCGGAGTTCGTGGAGATCACTTCCGCCGGGATCCGCGAGAGCCACGTACACGACGTGCAGATCACCAAGGAAGCGCCCAACTACCGCGCGGGGTAA
- the guaA gene encoding glutamine-hydrolyzing GMP synthase, which translates to MQHQKILILDFGSQVTQLIARRVREAHVYCEVHPCDVSEQWVREFAADGQLKGVILSGSHASVYEDTTDKAPQLVFDLGIPVLGICYGMQTMAHQLGGKVEGGHTREFGFAQVRAHGHTRLLEGIEDLRTAEGHGMLDVWMSHGDKVTDLPPGFKLMASTPSCPIAGMADEDRGFYAVQFHPEVTHTKQGRALLDRFVLGICAARPDWVMGDYIEEAVARIREQVGYEEVILGLSGGVDSSVAAALIHRAIGDQLICVFVDHGLLRLHEGDMVMEMFAGKLHAKVVRVDAAEMFLSKLAGVCEPEAKRKIIGREFVEVFKAEAARLKAGADGALKGAQWLAQGTIYPDVIESGGAKSKKAVTIKSHHNVGGLPEQLGLKLLEPLRDLFKDEVRELGVALGLPPEMVYRHPFPGPGLGVRILGEVKKEYADLLRRADAIFIEELRNFRDEATGKTWYELTSQAFTVFLPVKSVGVMGDGRTYDYVVALRAVQTSDFMTADWAELPYALLKKVSGRIINEVRGINRVTYDVSSKPPATIEWE; encoded by the coding sequence ATGCAGCACCAAAAAATCCTCATCCTCGATTTCGGCTCCCAGGTCACGCAGCTGATCGCCCGCCGGGTGCGTGAAGCCCATGTGTACTGTGAGGTCCATCCCTGCGATGTGAGCGAGCAGTGGGTGCGCGAGTTCGCGGCCGACGGGCAGCTCAAGGGCGTGATCCTGTCGGGTAGCCATGCCAGCGTGTACGAGGACACCACCGACAAGGCGCCGCAACTGGTGTTCGACCTCGGCATTCCGGTGCTCGGCATCTGCTACGGCATGCAGACCATGGCGCACCAGCTCGGCGGCAAGGTCGAGGGCGGCCATACCCGGGAATTCGGTTTCGCCCAGGTGCGTGCCCATGGCCACACCCGCCTGCTCGAAGGCATCGAAGACCTGCGGACGGCCGAAGGCCACGGCATGCTCGACGTGTGGATGAGCCATGGCGACAAGGTCACCGACCTGCCGCCCGGCTTCAAGCTCATGGCCAGCACGCCCAGCTGCCCCATTGCCGGAATGGCCGACGAAGACCGCGGCTTTTATGCGGTCCAGTTCCATCCGGAAGTCACGCACACCAAACAAGGCCGTGCGCTGCTCGACCGCTTCGTGCTCGGCATCTGCGCCGCCCGGCCCGACTGGGTCATGGGCGACTACATCGAGGAGGCCGTGGCCCGCATCCGCGAGCAGGTCGGCTATGAGGAAGTCATCCTCGGCCTGTCGGGCGGCGTCGATTCGTCCGTGGCCGCCGCGCTGATCCACCGCGCCATCGGCGACCAGCTCATCTGCGTCTTCGTCGACCACGGCCTGTTGCGCCTGCACGAAGGCGACATGGTGATGGAAATGTTCGCCGGCAAGCTCCACGCCAAGGTGGTGCGGGTCGATGCGGCGGAGATGTTCCTGAGCAAGCTGGCAGGCGTTTGCGAGCCGGAGGCCAAGCGCAAGATCATCGGCCGCGAGTTCGTCGAGGTCTTCAAGGCCGAGGCCGCGCGGCTCAAGGCGGGCGCCGACGGCGCACTCAAGGGCGCTCAGTGGCTGGCCCAGGGCACCATCTACCCGGACGTGATCGAGTCCGGCGGCGCCAAGAGCAAGAAAGCCGTCACCATCAAGAGCCACCACAACGTGGGCGGGCTGCCCGAGCAATTGGGCCTGAAGTTGCTGGAGCCGCTGCGCGACCTGTTCAAGGACGAAGTCCGGGAGCTCGGCGTGGCCCTGGGCCTGCCGCCGGAAATGGTCTACCGCCATCCTTTCCCGGGCCCTGGCCTGGGTGTGCGCATCCTGGGCGAGGTCAAGAAGGAATACGCCGACCTGCTGCGCCGCGCCGACGCGATCTTCATCGAGGAGCTGCGCAATTTTCGCGACGAGGCGACCGGCAAGACCTGGTACGAACTCACCAGCCAGGCCTTTACCGTGTTCCTGCCGGTCAAGAGCGTCGGCGTGATGGGCGACGGCCGCACCTACGATTACGTCGTGGCGCTGCGCGCGGTGCAGACCAGCGATTTCATGACCGCCGACTGGGCCGAGCTGCCGTACGCGCTGCTCAAGAAGGTATCCGGCCGCATCATCAACGAGGTGCGCGGCATCAACCGGGTGACCTACGACGTCAGCAGCAAGCCGCCAGCGACGATCGAGTGGGAGTGA
- a CDS encoding DUF4124 domain-containing protein produces the protein MTVARFLIALTLACTAGSVAAQFVWLDKTGRKVYSDRPPPIDVPERSILKQPGGPARSAPAQAPAPAPTAPAAAPGQRPPGQDGELADRRRQQEAAEKAKAQAEETKAAAARADNCQRAQQSAAALNSGVRIATLNAAGERSYMDDQTRAAEAQRAQSIMASDCR, from the coding sequence ATGACCGTTGCCCGCTTTCTCATAGCGCTCACGCTGGCCTGCACCGCGGGATCGGTGGCAGCGCAATTCGTATGGCTCGACAAGACCGGCCGCAAGGTCTACAGCGACCGTCCGCCGCCGATCGACGTGCCCGAACGCAGCATCCTGAAGCAACCCGGCGGCCCGGCGCGTTCGGCTCCCGCGCAGGCACCGGCCCCGGCGCCAACCGCGCCGGCAGCAGCTCCGGGCCAGCGGCCGCCCGGCCAGGACGGCGAACTCGCCGACCGACGCCGGCAGCAGGAAGCGGCCGAAAAAGCCAAGGCGCAGGCCGAGGAAACCAAGGCAGCCGCTGCCCGCGCGGACAACTGCCAGCGCGCCCAGCAATCGGCCGCTGCGCTCAACTCGGGCGTGCGGATCGCCACGCTCAATGCCGCGGGCGAGCGCAGCTACATGGACGACCAGACCCGAGCCGCCGAAGCGCAGCGCGCCCAGTCGATCATGGCCAGCGACTGCCGCTGA
- a CDS encoding type II toxin-antitoxin system RatA family toxin, with amino-acid sequence MKTVTKSVLIWYSPEEMFALVTDVAKYPQFLPWCDRASVQSQDEHGMTAQVGISFSGIRQSFTTRNTHVAGREVHMQLIDGPFSQLEGLWRFQPVGEGEQRACRIEFELKYGFSNIALATLVGPVFDRIAGSMVDAFVKRADEVYGG; translated from the coding sequence ATGAAAACCGTCACCAAGTCCGTCCTGATCTGGTATAGCCCCGAAGAAATGTTCGCCCTCGTCACCGACGTGGCGAAGTACCCTCAATTCCTGCCCTGGTGCGACCGCGCGTCGGTGCAGTCGCAGGACGAGCACGGCATGACGGCCCAGGTCGGCATTTCCTTCAGTGGCATTCGCCAGTCATTCACCACCCGCAACACCCATGTGGCCGGCCGCGAGGTCCATATGCAGCTGATCGACGGGCCGTTTTCGCAGCTCGAAGGCCTGTGGCGTTTTCAGCCGGTGGGCGAGGGCGAGCAGCGCGCCTGCCGCATCGAATTCGAGCTGAAATACGGCTTTTCCAATATCGCCCTGGCCACGCTGGTCGGCCCGGTCTTCGACCGTATCGCCGGCAGCATGGTCGATGCGTTCGTGAAGCGGGCGGACGAGGTGTATGGCGGGTGA